The Spirochaeta isovalerica genome includes a window with the following:
- a CDS encoding PQQ-dependent sugar dehydrogenase, with protein sequence MKKQTYLFIIFIFTTTVYLFSQTLYGNAGSQIKADDFGIFYEPWAMTFLPDGRLLITEKPGNLYIYDTQSEKRIKVSGTPSVAYGGQGGLGDVILHPDYEDNGLIYLSFAESGSAGRRGAAVAKAALQINQSAAELKDLEIIWRQDPKATGSGHYSHRLAFDSRGYLFITSGERQKQTPAQDWTGNLGKIIRLNDDGTIPPDNPFQNKGELAKSFWTVGHRNMLGITFDGNGRLWVHEMGPRHGDELNLIIKGDNYGWPLVSWGNQYSGADIPDHDTRPEFHTPEAYWVPSIAPSGLVIYSGDLFADWRGDAIIGGLVSKALIRVKLSGPAADEIERFDMGTRIREVEQGPDGALWILEDGRNARLRRLTPPD encoded by the coding sequence ATGAAGAAACAAACATATTTATTCATCATATTTATCTTTACAACAACTGTTTATCTCTTTTCTCAAACGCTGTACGGCAACGCGGGATCACAGATAAAAGCGGATGATTTCGGGATTTTTTACGAGCCCTGGGCTATGACATTTCTTCCCGACGGAAGGCTTCTCATAACTGAAAAACCGGGAAATCTCTATATATATGATACGCAATCGGAAAAAAGAATAAAAGTCTCAGGAACACCGTCAGTCGCATATGGTGGCCAGGGCGGCCTGGGAGATGTCATTCTGCACCCCGACTATGAAGATAACGGTCTAATATATCTTTCATTTGCCGAATCGGGATCAGCGGGAAGAAGAGGCGCCGCCGTGGCGAAAGCCGCTCTTCAGATCAATCAATCTGCAGCAGAGCTCAAAGATCTGGAAATTATCTGGCGCCAGGACCCCAAAGCGACAGGAAGCGGCCATTATTCCCATCGCCTCGCCTTTGATTCCCGTGGCTATCTTTTTATTACTTCCGGAGAAAGGCAGAAACAGACTCCCGCTCAGGACTGGACGGGAAACCTGGGCAAGATAATCCGGCTGAATGATGACGGGACAATCCCTCCCGACAACCCTTTTCAGAACAAAGGCGAGCTGGCCAAATCGTTCTGGACAGTCGGTCACCGCAATATGCTTGGAATTACCTTTGACGGGAATGGCCGTTTATGGGTTCACGAAATGGGTCCCCGCCATGGCGATGAATTGAATCTGATTATCAAAGGTGATAATTATGGCTGGCCGCTTGTCTCCTGGGGAAACCAGTACTCCGGTGCCGACATTCCCGACCACGATACGAGGCCGGAATTCCATACTCCAGAGGCATACTGGGTTCCCAGCATTGCTCCTTCGGGACTTGTCATTTATTCGGGAGATCTGTTCGCAGACTGGCGGGGCGATGCCATCATCGGGGGCCTGGTGTCGAAAGCTCTTATCCGTGTGAAACTATCGGGACCGGCAGCTGATGAGATCGAAAGATTTGATATGGGAACCCGGATCAGAGAAGTGGAACAGGGGCCTGATGGCGCGCTATGGATTCTGGAAGACGGAAGAAATGCCCGGCTGCGCAGGCTGACTCCCCCGGATTGA
- a CDS encoding methyl-accepting chemotaxis protein has translation MKLLSRSKWILFLFFLLFTSIIISAKEPLHISDWEIAPMESVAVIPQGGWEPQKLRGSFSLDSKIAAIKTEIVISSDFQGRKPTLSIGRFEEGWRCYLNGSLIAQEGFLENSNTPTLSTMKLALIPEGLIRWDQKNTIVIALFNDGGKFSIEQPFLDHFDSIYPQKKLSDFLNIYIYLAFSLMSGFIFLYYMMRFLMNRNDRASLYFALANLVLTVYFFQMGADFPTFPHQQFYRLSKSLLPFFFMFLTLFFLEYFQTFNNRIVKGIVIVPGVLGCLAMLVFGTTSYAVKDFFNLSLLPGVIELLLMGGISISAVIKGNRLAIPILAGVLVGIISGVIDASYSLQRIVPLFFTQGFGILFFDISMFMTLAYEGITIAKNLDRTSRDNLAKTEKLMNFLNEMSNASQVLAGMNRNLSSHVRKASDRTEELKVENAAIAGAVENQFLRIKENTDAITKVLSEFENLQFQISTQDSNIKETSAVTIELLESFDKTVDDLKRTTDFTENLRKSAVSAESRLRDSTKIIESIQEKSRAITSIIDAMNDIAERTNLLAMNASIEAAHAGAAGRGFSVVAQEIKKLASNSASKAAEVFDTIDQISNLISSGVNSNESVKKALSSMAEDTESALDQISRIYRSTLEEKTSGSRIIDSMHSLMDFSTRLDELTREQEKSGRSVEAGLQNLVSLSEGVRDSVEKTMAGNADLAQLINNIKDVADESAEESGRLNSLLTRE, from the coding sequence ATGAAACTCTTATCCCGATCGAAATGGATTCTATTCCTGTTTTTCCTGCTTTTTACTTCAATCATTATCTCAGCCAAGGAACCCCTGCATATCAGCGACTGGGAAATAGCGCCTATGGAATCGGTCGCGGTCATTCCTCAGGGCGGCTGGGAACCGCAGAAGCTCAGAGGATCGTTTTCTCTCGATTCCAAGATTGCAGCAATTAAGACAGAAATTGTCATATCATCGGATTTCCAAGGAAGGAAGCCGACATTATCCATCGGACGTTTTGAAGAAGGATGGCGCTGTTATTTAAACGGATCGCTTATCGCCCAGGAAGGTTTTCTGGAAAACTCGAACACTCCGACTCTCAGTACCATGAAACTGGCTCTTATTCCCGAAGGGTTGATCCGCTGGGATCAGAAAAATACCATAGTCATCGCCCTATTTAACGATGGAGGGAAATTCAGTATAGAGCAACCTTTTCTGGATCATTTCGACTCGATTTATCCTCAAAAGAAGCTCTCCGATTTTCTCAACATTTACATCTACCTGGCTTTCTCACTCATGTCCGGTTTTATTTTCCTCTATTACATGATGCGCTTTCTGATGAACCGGAACGATCGTGCAAGTTTGTATTTCGCTCTGGCCAATCTGGTCCTGACAGTTTATTTCTTCCAGATGGGAGCTGATTTTCCGACTTTCCCCCATCAGCAGTTCTACCGACTCTCAAAGAGCCTGCTGCCTTTTTTCTTTATGTTTCTGACTCTCTTTTTTCTGGAGTACTTTCAAACTTTTAACAATCGGATCGTCAAGGGAATCGTGATTGTCCCGGGAGTGCTCGGCTGTCTGGCCATGCTGGTTTTCGGCACCACATCCTATGCTGTAAAAGATTTTTTCAACCTGTCACTGCTGCCCGGCGTGATAGAGCTTCTCCTCATGGGAGGAATCTCTATAAGTGCCGTTATCAAGGGTAATCGTCTGGCTATTCCCATACTGGCCGGTGTTCTGGTGGGTATAATTTCCGGAGTCATTGATGCATCCTATTCTCTGCAGAGAATCGTACCCCTTTTTTTCACACAGGGTTTCGGAATTCTGTTCTTTGATATTTCAATGTTTATGACTCTGGCATATGAGGGAATTACAATCGCGAAAAACCTGGACAGGACCTCCCGCGACAATCTTGCCAAGACTGAAAAACTGATGAACTTTCTCAATGAAATGAGTAATGCTTCCCAGGTTCTGGCCGGTATGAACAGGAATTTAAGCAGTCATGTCCGAAAGGCATCGGACCGGACAGAGGAACTGAAAGTGGAGAATGCCGCCATTGCAGGAGCAGTTGAGAATCAATTTCTCAGGATTAAGGAAAACACCGATGCCATTACAAAAGTTTTATCGGAGTTTGAAAATCTGCAGTTTCAGATCTCTACCCAGGACAGCAATATCAAAGAGACTTCGGCTGTAACAATAGAGCTTCTGGAATCTTTTGATAAGACAGTGGATGACCTGAAACGGACGACTGATTTCACAGAGAACCTGCGCAAGTCAGCTGTTTCCGCCGAAAGCCGCCTTCGGGATTCGACTAAAATCATAGAGAGTATTCAGGAAAAATCCAGAGCGATTACTTCCATTATCGACGCCATGAACGATATAGCCGAGAGAACCAACCTTCTGGCCATGAATGCGTCCATAGAGGCAGCACATGCCGGAGCGGCCGGTCGGGGATTTTCTGTTGTGGCTCAGGAAATCAAAAAGCTCGCTTCCAATTCCGCATCAAAAGCAGCTGAAGTTTTTGATACGATAGACCAGATAAGCAATCTTATCAGCTCCGGTGTCAATTCAAACGAATCCGTAAAGAAAGCCCTCTCATCAATGGCTGAAGATACGGAATCCGCTCTTGATCAAATCTCCCGGATCTACAGGTCCACTCTGGAGGAAAAAACATCGGGCAGCCGGATTATCGATTCCATGCACTCCCTCATGGATTTTTCCACCCGGCTGGACGAGCTGACCAGAGAACAGGAGAAGTCGGGGAGATCCGTTGAGGCGGGGCTGCAGAACCTCGTTTCTCTCTCCGAAGGGGTGCGGGATTCTGTGGAAAAAACAATGGCTGGAAATGCCGATCTTGCACAGCTGATAAACAACATTAAGGATGTCGCCGATGAATCAGCTGAAGAATCCGGGCGCCTGAACTCGCTTCTGACAAGGGAATAA
- the folB gene encoding dihydroneopterin aldolase: MDLSRLNNDIITVTDLLVRCIIGINDEERINKQDVLINIEMSGDFKKSAISDSIDDALNYKSITKKIIRFVESSSFQLIETMAEKIAGLCLEDIHCRSVKVRVEKPGALRFTRNVGVSIERERKSQTFIVGISGNISPLIYLPAAIRKLHNIAGIRISDTSPVYITTPEKQKNQSPYRNGAVALETEMPKSELNSLLKAIESDCGRTRGSDPYESRTVDLDILVENGRVIHEDVKSRWYLQALISGLTGIVPSELSSIPENPEIDTVLTEIFRNF; encoded by the coding sequence ATGGATTTATCAAGACTTAATAATGATATCATAACAGTTACAGACCTTCTGGTGCGGTGCATCATCGGAATAAACGATGAAGAGCGAATCAATAAACAGGATGTGCTGATTAATATTGAAATGTCGGGAGATTTTAAAAAATCCGCTATCTCCGACTCTATCGACGATGCGTTAAACTACAAAAGTATAACAAAAAAGATAATCCGCTTTGTGGAATCGTCATCTTTCCAGCTTATTGAAACAATGGCCGAAAAGATTGCCGGTCTCTGCCTCGAGGATATTCACTGCCGTTCAGTCAAGGTCCGGGTTGAGAAGCCGGGGGCCTTGCGGTTTACCAGGAATGTGGGAGTCTCAATCGAAAGGGAGCGGAAGAGTCAGACTTTCATTGTTGGAATCAGCGGGAATATTTCCCCCCTGATCTACCTCCCCGCAGCAATAAGAAAACTACATAACATTGCAGGAATTCGCATCAGCGACACTTCTCCTGTCTATATTACAACTCCGGAAAAGCAGAAAAATCAATCGCCCTATCGTAATGGAGCCGTTGCACTTGAAACGGAAATGCCGAAATCTGAATTGAATAGTCTACTCAAAGCGATTGAATCGGACTGCGGAAGAACCAGAGGCAGCGATCCATACGAATCGCGGACAGTCGATCTGGACATTCTTGTCGAAAACGGACGCGTTATTCATGAAGATGTAAAGAGCCGATGGTATCTTCAGGCATTGATATCCGGGCTTACGGGTATTGTTCCTTCGGAATTGAGCAGCATTCCCGAAAACCCGGAGATAGATACCGTTCTGACTGAAATATTCAGGAATTTTTGA
- a CDS encoding RNA recognition motif domain-containing protein, producing the protein MSNKIYVGNLSWNTGDQELGDCFAQYGEVLSARIIIDRNTNRSKGFGFIEMAESSAAEAAISALNGTELDGRNIRVNEAEDRENNRGNNRRY; encoded by the coding sequence ATGTCAAATAAAATTTATGTAGGTAATCTTAGCTGGAATACTGGAGATCAGGAACTGGGCGATTGTTTTGCTCAGTATGGCGAGGTACTCTCTGCCAGAATCATCATTGACAGGAACACTAACCGGTCAAAAGGATTCGGATTTATTGAAATGGCTGAAAGCAGTGCAGCTGAAGCGGCAATTTCCGCCTTGAACGGAACGGAACTTGACGGACGTAATATCAGAGTCAACGAAGCTGAAGACAGAGAAAATAACCGGGGAAATAACCGTCGGTACTAA
- a CDS encoding lysophospholipid acyltransferase family protein codes for MHLILSLLYWMIAIPAIVLVMFPLSFSVWCLTVLFDKRLRLLQFIANIWGSLFIWLNPFVSVEITGKENIDPKKTYIITPNHSFLLDIPALHLLFIHFKWISKASLRRVPFIGWNMVLNKTIFINRTDQKSQLKMMRSCEENLALGNSIMIFPEGTRSRGQGLGKFLDGGFLLAKKMKCDILPVALTYSETEIIKGFIFTKFLKIKVEVLKAIPSDEFKKTRELRDNVKMRIESVLQKQRAETITL; via the coding sequence TTGCATTTAATATTATCTTTGCTCTATTGGATGATTGCAATTCCGGCCATCGTGCTCGTAATGTTTCCCCTGTCTTTTTCAGTCTGGTGTCTTACAGTACTTTTTGACAAACGATTGCGTTTGCTCCAGTTTATTGCCAATATCTGGGGCTCTCTGTTTATCTGGCTAAATCCATTTGTCTCCGTTGAAATTACCGGGAAAGAGAATATTGATCCGAAAAAAACATATATAATTACACCTAATCATTCATTTCTCCTGGACATTCCGGCGCTTCATCTTCTCTTTATCCATTTTAAATGGATTTCCAAGGCATCCTTGCGGCGGGTTCCATTTATAGGGTGGAATATGGTCCTCAATAAAACGATTTTTATTAATCGTACCGATCAGAAAAGCCAGTTAAAAATGATGCGGTCCTGCGAAGAGAATCTGGCCCTTGGAAATTCGATAATGATTTTTCCGGAGGGAACGAGAAGCAGAGGACAGGGGCTGGGGAAATTCCTTGACGGAGGGTTTCTTCTCGCTAAAAAAATGAAATGCGACATACTCCCTGTGGCATTGACCTATTCAGAAACCGAAATTATAAAAGGCTTTATTTTTACGAAATTCCTCAAGATTAAAGTGGAAGTTCTTAAAGCGATTCCCAGTGATGAGTTTAAAAAAACCAGAGAGCTAAGGGATAACGTTAAGATGAGGATAGAGTCTGTTCTACAGAAGCAGAGGGCAGAGACGATCACATTATAG
- a CDS encoding pirin family protein has protein sequence MKEIISNLKPLDFHWKTYDPFLFCAHHYDHFPKGNDQQGPDASLRDRLMGNDFTIKDGWRMYHGRNVPGFPVHPHRGFETVTIVLEGFVDHSDSLGAGGRYGQGDVQWMTAGSGIQHSEMFPCIFKDKPNTLHLFQVWLNLPRKSKFVEPYYRMFWNEDIPVLQEIDERGNKTSIRIIAGSLNEEKALSPPPDSWASDPANNVAIWIITIEPGARWNLPENTSGAERALYYYKGKGLKTGDTDIPENHSFTTESESSLCLENTDSENESCLLLLQGIPLNEPVVQSGPFVMNTEDEIYQTYSDYRETQFGGWPWDSPEPVHGLETFRFARFADGRIEKRD, from the coding sequence ATGAAAGAAATAATCAGCAATCTAAAACCCCTCGATTTTCACTGGAAAACCTATGATCCTTTTTTGTTCTGCGCTCATCATTACGATCATTTTCCAAAAGGGAATGATCAACAGGGCCCCGATGCATCGCTCCGGGACAGGCTTATGGGAAATGATTTCACAATTAAAGATGGTTGGAGAATGTACCACGGCAGGAATGTCCCCGGCTTTCCCGTGCATCCTCACAGAGGTTTCGAGACAGTAACCATTGTACTTGAAGGCTTTGTGGACCACTCCGATTCGCTTGGCGCCGGCGGCCGTTATGGTCAGGGAGATGTCCAATGGATGACCGCCGGGAGCGGAATCCAGCATAGCGAGATGTTTCCCTGTATTTTCAAAGACAAGCCCAATACCCTTCATCTTTTTCAGGTTTGGCTGAACCTGCCCCGAAAATCCAAGTTTGTGGAACCCTATTACAGGATGTTCTGGAATGAGGACATTCCTGTCCTGCAGGAGATCGATGAGAGGGGAAATAAAACTTCCATTCGCATTATTGCCGGTTCTCTAAATGAGGAGAAAGCCCTCTCTCCCCCACCTGATTCCTGGGCCAGTGATCCAGCAAACAATGTTGCCATTTGGATAATTACAATTGAACCCGGAGCCCGGTGGAATCTCCCGGAAAATACTTCAGGAGCAGAAAGAGCCCTTTATTATTATAAGGGAAAAGGATTAAAAACCGGGGATACGGATATACCGGAAAATCATTCTTTTACGACGGAATCCGAATCTTCTCTTTGCTTAGAGAATACAGATTCTGAAAATGAGAGCTGTTTACTTCTTCTTCAAGGGATTCCGCTGAATGAGCCCGTTGTCCAGAGCGGACCTTTTGTCATGAATACGGAAGATGAAATCTACCAGACATATTCAGACTATCGGGAGACCCAATTCGGGGGCTGGCCATGGGACAGCCCGGAACCGGTACACGGACTTGAGACATTCCGGTTTGCCCGGTTTGCCGATGGGAGGATTGAAAAAAGAGACTGA
- a CDS encoding methyl-accepting chemotaxis protein: MSIKLKAYSDSSYEIKLKAPVAAILESVVAILLLPLSIVQFASRQPVQGAAILFLAGIFLFSLVLLFKGRYDFSVRLLLLAASIVMFLNQVFLQGYNNALVFPQYALLHLTVLVLVAFLIRQTRVFITYLIASAITFWGYIFFVVFSGQAATVDFPLLSQIDIAGFTYIICVLVLFQIKRIFNSVSDDAQRQFALSEENRQQLSRIMKEAADQLNNTRGLKAEVESTQSATSRIGGLVEGIQGLTSEQRDIFESMVSSLSQLEESMSLLSQRAEEQSANVTQSAAAIEEMVASIGNVSKVIESRNSSVESLMSSSVNGAQMIKQTETSFRDVVERIGGIREITGLISSIAAQTNLLAMNAAIEAAHAGDTGRGFAVVADEIRKLAENSSANAKDIADNLKELIGSIEATGTQVSQTEVSFSEIQNEVTQVSNAMKEIASSTRELDNGSDEILRATTSLSELTTNVMESVRVADRDILTISGKISEGRETSRKLNSEADDIVKESSSIVQASSQILEMAKSLTEQSESLNSQIGKEP, from the coding sequence ATGTCAATTAAATTGAAAGCCTACTCAGATTCTTCCTATGAAATAAAACTCAAGGCTCCGGTCGCTGCGATTCTCGAATCGGTCGTCGCCATACTGCTTCTGCCTTTGTCTATCGTGCAATTCGCATCGCGTCAGCCTGTGCAGGGCGCAGCAATTTTATTTCTTGCGGGAATTTTCCTCTTCTCTTTAGTTTTGCTTTTCAAAGGGCGCTATGATTTTTCCGTAAGGCTTTTACTTCTTGCCGCTTCCATAGTCATGTTTTTAAATCAGGTTTTCCTCCAGGGCTATAATAACGCATTGGTTTTTCCCCAGTACGCATTGCTTCATTTGACTGTGCTGGTTCTGGTCGCTTTTCTCATCCGGCAGACCCGGGTTTTTATCACCTATCTCATTGCATCGGCAATCACGTTCTGGGGGTACATATTTTTTGTCGTTTTCAGCGGACAGGCCGCAACGGTTGATTTCCCCTTGTTGTCCCAGATTGATATAGCCGGATTTACCTATATCATATGCGTTCTGGTTCTGTTTCAGATCAAGAGGATTTTTAATTCCGTAAGCGATGATGCGCAACGGCAGTTCGCTCTCAGCGAAGAAAACCGACAGCAATTAAGCCGCATTATGAAAGAAGCCGCCGATCAGTTGAACAATACCAGAGGGCTGAAGGCCGAGGTGGAATCAACCCAGAGCGCCACGAGCAGGATCGGTGGTCTCGTAGAGGGCATCCAGGGGCTTACATCTGAACAGAGGGACATATTTGAATCCATGGTTTCCTCCCTTTCTCAACTGGAGGAAAGCATGAGTTTGCTGTCGCAAAGGGCGGAGGAGCAGAGTGCCAATGTTACCCAGTCCGCCGCGGCCATTGAGGAGATGGTCGCATCTATCGGCAATGTCTCCAAGGTTATAGAGTCGCGGAACAGCAGTGTCGAATCGCTGATGTCAAGTTCTGTCAACGGGGCCCAGATGATCAAGCAGACCGAGACGTCTTTCCGCGATGTCGTGGAAAGGATCGGCGGAATACGGGAGATTACGGGACTTATCAGCAGCATAGCCGCCCAAACGAATCTTCTGGCTATGAATGCCGCTATAGAAGCCGCCCATGCCGGTGATACGGGACGGGGCTTTGCCGTTGTCGCCGATGAAATCCGGAAACTTGCGGAAAACAGTTCCGCCAATGCAAAAGACATCGCGGACAACCTGAAAGAGCTGATCGGCAGTATAGAAGCCACAGGCACGCAAGTCTCCCAGACGGAAGTCTCATTTTCCGAAATTCAGAATGAAGTGACACAGGTCTCAAACGCCATGAAAGAAATAGCTTCCAGCACCAGAGAGCTGGATAACGGCAGCGATGAAATCCTTCGGGCCACAACCAGTCTCAGCGAACTGACAACCAATGTCATGGAATCGGTACGAGTTGCCGATCGAGATATCCTTACCATTTCCGGTAAGATTTCAGAAGGCAGAGAGACTTCCCGAAAGCTTAATAGTGAAGCCGATGATATTGTGAAAGAGTCTTCGAGCATAGTTCAAGCTTCTTCTCAAATCCTGGAAATGGCCAAGTCTCTTACCGAGCAATCGGAATCGCTTAACTCTCAGATAGGTAAAGAACCGTAA
- the ptsP gene encoding phosphoenolpyruvate--protein phosphotransferase has translation MAYINGFEGVKNIAHPKISGDLLEIICSGGDASEIQKRDIEKISQNLGSRYYPEILFLLTYTEVDDPTLAEKICLSISSHRKNMETRLGRPIRLELAAMDYVDSADLEDKPIMENMGNFIRQMARQAITDSKTKAFSAEQLLIDMQKEIDRAYRYGITFSIILIDLDKFKDINDSYGHQTGDHVLQFFASLIIGNLRKLDNLYRFGGDEFIVLLPQTNIKGAGRISRKLLELLNKTPCGEIEKSISVSMGVAAYGSSYSNNYEKLIGAADQALYKAKAGGRNLIALSRDGKSEILAQNGETAPSEYQKGNLKINCETIVSGCAIGNIFIYRDIISNQISQYDIKPEESQIELERIRRAINSVIDDLTRMQSSIEKEINREHGAIFLVHKLILQDSSLFIDIENELNEQLLNGEIIVRDIFRRLEKRFLLFEDKERSEKAKDIRDIAGRVIKKLQGREDNILSSLPPDTILVSRRLLPSDTVFLDRKNVKAIITVEGSRGSHSAILARALNIPYVTIQDKIEMLPNLKQAIVDSDENTCIINPDGRLIEEYRNRILLHESSRARHMAPGKPLEYRKHKISLLANVSSREEAIAASDSGADGIGLFRMENIYLTSRTIPDERFLLKQFEEIFSHMIVKEITIRLVDIGSDKTPAYLDFKNEINPALGLRGIRFLLKHRNLLQTQLEACIRFNRKVPIKILLPMVSVPSEVIEVREIVSGIKGGEKIPVGAMIETPAAVFNFDSILETSDFISIGTNDLFQYTMAADRENKAVAGYFDMGFETLYGSIKGMIEKSRDAVKDCTICGEIAGDREYISSILKIGLTRFSVLPNLIPQVREEIMKCNLQK, from the coding sequence ATTTCCCAGAATCTCGGAAGCCGGTACTATCCTGAAATCCTCTTTTTACTGACATATACGGAAGTTGACGATCCCACTCTGGCGGAAAAAATATGCCTTAGCATTTCATCTCATCGGAAAAACATGGAAACGAGGCTCGGAAGGCCGATTCGGCTTGAACTCGCGGCGATGGACTATGTTGACTCAGCTGATCTGGAAGACAAACCTATCATGGAAAATATGGGAAATTTCATAAGGCAAATGGCAAGACAGGCTATTACGGACAGCAAGACCAAAGCTTTCTCTGCTGAGCAGCTCTTAATCGATATGCAGAAGGAAATCGATCGCGCTTACAGATACGGCATAACATTTTCCATAATTCTGATAGATCTGGATAAATTCAAAGACATCAATGACTCCTACGGACACCAGACCGGCGACCATGTTCTGCAGTTTTTTGCTTCTCTGATAATTGGTAATCTCAGGAAACTGGATAACCTGTACCGCTTCGGAGGAGATGAATTTATCGTCCTGCTTCCCCAGACAAATATTAAAGGTGCCGGAAGGATTTCACGCAAATTACTTGAGCTGCTGAACAAGACTCCCTGCGGAGAGATAGAAAAAAGCATATCCGTCAGCATGGGCGTCGCAGCTTACGGCAGCAGTTACAGCAACAATTATGAGAAGTTGATCGGCGCCGCTGATCAAGCCCTTTATAAAGCCAAGGCCGGGGGAAGAAATCTGATTGCTCTTTCCAGGGATGGTAAAAGCGAAATTCTTGCGCAGAATGGAGAAACTGCTCCATCCGAATACCAAAAGGGTAATCTTAAAATCAATTGCGAGACAATAGTTTCGGGCTGTGCAATAGGTAATATTTTTATTTACAGAGACATTATTTCCAATCAGATCAGTCAGTACGATATCAAACCGGAAGAGTCGCAGATTGAACTGGAGAGGATAAGAAGGGCGATTAATTCGGTTATCGATGATTTGACCAGGATGCAGAGCTCGATCGAAAAGGAAATTAACAGGGAGCATGGAGCCATCTTTCTCGTTCATAAATTGATTTTACAGGACAGTTCATTATTCATTGATATTGAAAACGAGCTGAACGAACAATTATTAAATGGCGAAATCATTGTCAGGGATATATTCCGAAGACTGGAAAAGCGGTTTCTTCTCTTCGAAGACAAGGAAAGATCGGAAAAGGCAAAGGATATCAGGGATATCGCCGGAAGGGTCATAAAAAAACTGCAGGGCAGAGAAGACAATATCCTCTCCTCTCTGCCTCCAGACACGATTCTGGTTTCCAGAAGGCTTTTACCTTCCGATACGGTTTTCCTCGACAGAAAAAACGTAAAAGCGATTATAACCGTTGAAGGAAGCCGGGGCTCCCATTCGGCGATTCTGGCCCGGGCGCTCAATATTCCCTATGTGACAATCCAGGATAAAATCGAAATGCTGCCCAATCTCAAACAGGCTATTGTGGACAGCGACGAAAACACCTGCATTATCAATCCCGATGGCCGTTTGATCGAGGAATACAGGAATCGAATCCTATTGCATGAATCCTCCCGCGCCCGGCATATGGCGCCCGGCAAACCTCTTGAGTATAGGAAACATAAAATATCGCTCCTGGCCAATGTCTCCAGCAGGGAAGAGGCAATCGCCGCATCGGATTCGGGAGCTGATGGTATAGGCTTGTTCCGTATGGAGAATATTTATTTGACCAGCAGAACCATCCCCGACGAGCGCTTTCTTCTGAAACAGTTTGAAGAGATTTTCAGTCATATGATTGTGAAAGAGATTACAATTCGCCTGGTTGACATTGGCTCGGACAAAACACCCGCTTATCTGGATTTCAAAAACGAGATCAACCCCGCTCTGGGACTGAGGGGAATCCGATTTTTACTGAAACACAGAAATCTGCTTCAGACCCAACTGGAAGCCTGTATCCGGTTTAACAGGAAAGTGCCGATAAAGATTCTGCTGCCCATGGTCTCTGTCCCTTCGGAAGTTATAGAGGTTCGCGAAATAGTAAGCGGAATAAAAGGCGGAGAAAAAATTCCTGTCGGCGCTATGATAGAAACACCGGCAGCCGTATTCAACTTTGATTCCATTCTGGAAACCTCAGATTTTATCAGTATCGGAACCAATGATCTTTTTCAGTACACGATGGCGGCGGACAGGGAAAACAAAGCCGTAGCCGGATATTTCGACATGGGATTTGAGACTCTATACGGTTCCATTAAAGGAATGATAGAGAAGTCGCGGGATGCTGTAAAGGATTGCACGATCTGCGGAGAGATAGCCGGAGACAGGGAATACATTTCATCTATATTAAAAATCGGTTTGACACGATTCAGCGTGTTGCCGAATCTGATCCCCCAGGTCAGAGAGGAAATAATGAAATGCAATCTGCAAAAGTAG